Proteins found in one Brevibacillus brevis genomic segment:
- a CDS encoding protein-glutamate methylesterase/protein-glutamine glutaminase, whose amino-acid sequence MSKIRVLVTDDSAFMRKVISDILSTDPEIEVIDRAKNGLECIEKCKQLVPDVLTLDIEMPVMNGLDALEKLMNECPVPIVMLSSLTKEGAEATIHALELGAFDFVTKPSGPISLDIHKVGDRLIERVKAAAASKVRLKKQMPRVAKPVSFEPTAAPGAPASPVIRTKIPSPPAVMRSQVGGKARLVVLGTSTGGPKALQSVLTAIPANFPAPIAIVQHMPAGFTKSLANRLDSLCQIRVTEVVDGEFLENGTAYIAPGGFHFEVRQVNGRLQAYLHQEEPRGGHRPSVDILFESVSQLTNVDKWAIIMTGMGNDGTKGLKLMKELGRVTSIIEDESSCVVYGMPRAAIQAGLADNVAPLEKIPELLCKLLH is encoded by the coding sequence ATGAGCAAAATCCGCGTTCTCGTCACGGACGATTCAGCATTTATGCGTAAAGTGATTTCGGACATTTTATCTACTGATCCTGAGATTGAAGTGATCGATCGTGCCAAGAATGGACTCGAATGTATTGAAAAATGTAAACAACTGGTGCCGGATGTTCTCACACTCGACATTGAAATGCCTGTCATGAACGGTTTGGACGCTCTGGAAAAACTGATGAATGAGTGTCCGGTTCCGATCGTCATGTTGAGCAGCCTGACAAAAGAAGGCGCCGAAGCTACGATTCATGCGTTGGAACTAGGTGCGTTTGACTTTGTAACGAAGCCTTCGGGTCCAATTTCTCTCGATATCCACAAAGTGGGAGATCGTCTTATCGAGCGCGTGAAGGCTGCGGCAGCATCGAAAGTACGTTTGAAAAAGCAGATGCCACGCGTAGCCAAACCGGTATCTTTCGAACCAACAGCTGCACCTGGTGCTCCGGCCTCACCAGTAATACGTACGAAAATACCGAGCCCGCCTGCTGTGATGCGGTCACAAGTGGGGGGGAAGGCAAGACTGGTGGTTCTAGGTACTTCCACAGGTGGTCCTAAAGCATTGCAGAGTGTACTGACTGCAATTCCGGCGAATTTTCCTGCACCAATTGCTATCGTTCAGCATATGCCAGCTGGATTCACAAAATCGTTAGCAAATCGACTAGACTCGTTATGTCAGATTCGAGTAACCGAGGTTGTCGATGGCGAGTTTTTGGAAAATGGTACAGCGTACATCGCTCCAGGAGGCTTCCACTTCGAAGTTCGTCAAGTGAATGGCAGACTGCAGGCCTACTTACATCAAGAGGAGCCACGAGGCGGACACAGACCGTCTGTCGATATCCTGTTTGAATCAGTCAGTCAATTGACAAATGTAGACAAGTGGGCAATCATCATGACAGGCATGGGAAATGATGGGACTAAAGGGCTAAAACTCATGAAGGAACTGGGCCGTGTCACAAGTATTATCGAAGATGAGTCGAGCTGTGTTGTATACGGAATGCCACGCGCAGCGATTCAAGCAGGCTTGGCAGACAACGTGGCCCCATTGGAAAAGATTCCAGAGCTGTTGTGCAAGCTCTTGCACTGA
- the flhB gene encoding flagellar biosynthesis protein FlhB, translating into MNQLRLSYQVDLQFFNGEKTEKATPKKKQDARKKGQVAKSQDLSPALSLTAFFFLLMMLGSTMLGTFQDLMRESLITYTTWQVNEENLKVIVMQLAFEAIKIVGPILGLSFLIAFAVNYMQVGWLISTEPLQMKLEKIDPIKGAKRIFSLRSLVELLKSLLKISAGIYVAYVILWNAKEQVVQLSLLSLGAVLSFTAEEVTKLGIYLGLLLFILAVLDYAYQRYEHEKNLRMSKQDLKDEHKQAEGDPLIKGKIRERQRSMAIRRMMQELPKADVIITNPTHFAVAVRYDASAMSAPTVIAKGQDYLALKIREVAKKHRIVTMENKPLARALYSQVEVGQQIPEEMFKAVAEVLAYVYKLQGKVK; encoded by the coding sequence ATGAATCAATTGAGGCTTTCCTATCAAGTAGATCTTCAATTTTTTAATGGGGAAAAGACAGAAAAAGCTACGCCCAAGAAAAAGCAAGATGCACGAAAAAAAGGGCAAGTCGCGAAAAGTCAGGATCTTTCCCCAGCCCTATCTTTGACAGCATTTTTCTTTCTGCTAATGATGCTTGGCTCTACCATGCTAGGCACCTTTCAAGATTTGATGCGGGAGTCATTGATTACATATACCACGTGGCAAGTAAATGAAGAAAATTTAAAAGTCATCGTAATGCAGCTTGCATTTGAAGCGATAAAAATTGTAGGACCTATCTTGGGCTTGAGTTTTCTTATCGCATTTGCGGTGAACTACATGCAGGTAGGCTGGCTAATTAGTACAGAACCCCTTCAAATGAAGCTGGAAAAGATCGATCCGATTAAAGGGGCAAAACGAATTTTTTCCTTACGCTCGCTCGTAGAGCTACTGAAATCTTTATTAAAAATAAGCGCAGGCATTTACGTCGCGTACGTCATTTTGTGGAATGCAAAGGAACAAGTTGTACAGCTTTCCTTATTGTCTCTCGGAGCAGTCTTATCGTTTACTGCCGAAGAGGTGACAAAGCTGGGAATCTATCTCGGGTTATTGCTTTTCATTCTTGCGGTCCTGGACTACGCCTATCAGCGCTATGAGCATGAAAAGAATCTGCGGATGTCTAAGCAGGATCTCAAGGACGAGCATAAGCAAGCGGAAGGTGATCCGCTCATCAAAGGGAAGATTCGTGAACGGCAAAGAAGCATGGCCATTCGCCGTATGATGCAGGAGCTTCCCAAAGCGGATGTCATTATTACGAACCCGACTCACTTTGCTGTTGCCGTTCGCTATGACGCGAGTGCGATGAGTGCACCGACGGTAATCGCCAAAGGGCAAGACTATCTAGCGTTAAAAATAAGGGAAGTAGCGAAAAAGCATCGTATCGTTACCATGGAAAACAAGCCCTTGGCCCGGGCTCTCTATAGTCAAGTTGAAGTTGGGCAACAAATTCCCGAAGAGATGTTTAAAGCGGTCGCGGAAGTTCTCGCGTACGTCTACAAGCTGCAAGGGAAAGTGAAATAA
- a CDS encoding MinD/ParA family protein has protein sequence MRDQAEQLRERMLQNKKTRPTRLVTVTSGKGGVGKSNFSLNFGLGLIEKGHKTVLFDLDLGLANLDVLMGITPKKHLFHLLEPDTTVWDIIEHGPGGLEFIAGGSGFTQIMQLDDEKLDRLFSHLDPLQGYADTIIFDTGAGFSKESMRFMLSSDEVILVTTPEPPAITDAYAVMKMLHARNPAVSIRLVINRASSEREGKMTADKLAMVSKRFLNMEIQSLGYVSDDPYVSKAVKLQRPFLLTYPQSQAARSIRNLVERYLDRPVTSDASVSGLKGFLARLRHFIR, from the coding sequence ATGCGTGACCAAGCAGAGCAACTCCGTGAGCGGATGCTACAAAACAAGAAGACACGACCAACTAGACTGGTCACAGTGACGAGTGGAAAAGGTGGTGTCGGCAAGTCCAATTTCAGCTTGAATTTTGGACTTGGTTTGATTGAGAAAGGTCATAAGACGGTTTTGTTTGACTTGGATCTGGGTCTGGCAAATCTGGATGTATTAATGGGAATTACCCCAAAAAAGCATCTGTTTCATTTGTTAGAGCCAGATACGACTGTTTGGGACATTATCGAGCACGGGCCAGGAGGCTTAGAATTCATTGCGGGTGGATCTGGATTTACGCAGATCATGCAGTTAGATGATGAGAAGCTTGATCGCTTATTCTCACATCTGGACCCATTGCAGGGCTATGCCGACACCATCATTTTTGATACGGGAGCAGGTTTTTCAAAAGAATCCATGCGATTCATGCTCTCCTCAGACGAGGTTATCCTTGTTACCACTCCTGAACCACCAGCGATAACAGATGCATATGCAGTCATGAAGATGCTACACGCACGCAATCCTGCTGTATCCATTCGATTGGTGATAAATCGAGCGTCGTCGGAGAGAGAAGGGAAAATGACGGCAGACAAGCTTGCGATGGTTTCCAAACGTTTTTTGAATATGGAAATTCAGTCGCTTGGATATGTTTCGGATGATCCTTATGTTTCAAAAGCTGTTAAACTGCAGCGTCCTTTTCTACTTACATATCCACAATCGCAAGCCGCGAGAAGCATACGAAATCTGGTAGAGCGGTATTTGGATCGTCCGGTTACTTCAGATGCTTCTGTCAGTGGCCTCAAAGGTTTTCTTGCGAGGTTGAGGCACTTCATACGATGA
- a CDS encoding chemotaxis protein CheA, giving the protein MDMNQYLDMFIEESKEHLQAINANLLLLESDPGNIGHVKEIFRSAHTLKGMSATMGFEDMASLTHEAENVLDLIRNQKLTITSDIMDSIFQSVDLIEGMVIDITEGGDGSADVSAIVKKLRAIVAGDFSAEQEVAATTMEVEAPQEETTSAEDHELDDYAMMVLKQSQELGNNVLWIKVTLNENCLLKAARSYMVFDQLESMGEVIKTKPAVEDIENERFEQSFEIAYVTEHSIEKVRTTILNISEIQDVTIETIQLKKEAPPAPVVQQAPAPAEKGAAEAPQAPVKKATAGGKTIRVDIERLDILMNLFSELVIDRGRLEQLAREIGKNELQETVEHMSRISGDLQNIILTMRMVPVEQVFNRFPRMIRDLQKDLNKKVNLEIIGAETELDRTVIDEIGDPLNHLLRNSLDHGIESPADRKKAGKPEEGKIELRAFHSGNHVFIEVKDDGAGINKDKVLKKALERGIVNPANADSMSDKQIHELLFAAGFSTAEVVSDISGRGVGLDVVKSKIESLGGSVSVDSVRGQGTTFLIQLPLTLSIISAMLVQVKDEKYAVPLSSIIETAVFKKDQIMMAHRQKVIDFRGRVVPLVSLQDIFQVPDNGETMEDEVAVVIVRKGEKMAGLVVDSFIGQQEIVLKSLGKYLVNVFAISGATILGDGQVALIIDCNSLIK; this is encoded by the coding sequence ATGGATATGAATCAGTATTTGGACATGTTTATTGAGGAGTCAAAGGAACACCTACAGGCGATCAACGCCAATTTGCTACTCTTGGAAAGTGATCCGGGTAACATTGGCCACGTCAAAGAGATTTTTCGATCCGCGCATACATTGAAGGGTATGTCGGCAACTATGGGCTTTGAAGACATGGCGAGTTTGACTCACGAAGCGGAAAATGTACTTGACCTGATTCGCAATCAGAAGCTAACGATTACCAGTGATATCATGGACTCTATTTTCCAGAGTGTAGATTTGATTGAAGGCATGGTCATCGATATCACAGAAGGCGGAGACGGCTCAGCGGATGTATCCGCTATTGTAAAGAAGCTGCGTGCGATTGTTGCAGGAGACTTTTCAGCCGAGCAGGAAGTAGCAGCTACTACTATGGAAGTGGAAGCACCGCAAGAGGAAACTACATCAGCTGAAGATCATGAGCTTGATGATTATGCCATGATGGTCTTGAAGCAGTCTCAGGAGCTCGGGAACAACGTTTTGTGGATCAAAGTGACATTGAATGAAAACTGCTTGCTCAAGGCAGCCCGCTCTTACATGGTTTTTGATCAACTGGAATCCATGGGTGAAGTGATCAAAACGAAGCCAGCTGTTGAAGATATCGAGAATGAGCGATTTGAACAGTCGTTTGAAATCGCCTATGTGACGGAGCACTCGATTGAAAAGGTACGTACTACGATTCTTAACATTTCGGAAATCCAAGATGTGACAATCGAAACCATTCAATTGAAGAAGGAAGCTCCACCTGCTCCCGTAGTGCAACAGGCACCAGCACCAGCTGAAAAGGGTGCAGCAGAAGCTCCTCAAGCACCAGTGAAAAAGGCGACGGCTGGTGGAAAAACCATTCGTGTCGATATCGAACGCTTGGATATCTTGATGAATCTGTTTAGCGAATTGGTCATTGACCGCGGTCGTTTGGAGCAGTTGGCACGAGAAATTGGAAAGAATGAACTGCAAGAAACCGTGGAGCACATGAGCCGGATTAGTGGCGATCTCCAGAACATCATTCTGACCATGCGCATGGTGCCGGTGGAGCAAGTATTCAATCGTTTCCCACGTATGATTCGCGATCTGCAAAAAGATCTAAATAAAAAAGTGAATCTGGAGATTATCGGTGCGGAGACAGAATTGGATCGTACCGTCATCGACGAAATCGGGGACCCACTCAATCACTTGCTGCGTAACTCGCTTGACCACGGAATTGAGTCTCCAGCAGATCGGAAAAAGGCGGGTAAGCCAGAGGAAGGAAAAATCGAGCTCCGCGCTTTCCACAGTGGCAACCATGTATTTATTGAAGTAAAAGATGATGGTGCTGGAATCAATAAAGATAAAGTTCTCAAAAAAGCGCTTGAGAGAGGCATTGTCAATCCTGCCAATGCAGATAGCATGAGTGACAAGCAAATCCATGAGTTGCTATTTGCAGCAGGCTTTAGTACAGCGGAAGTTGTATCTGACATTTCCGGTCGTGGTGTTGGATTGGATGTCGTGAAGTCCAAAATTGAATCGTTGGGTGGCAGTGTCAGCGTAGATTCTGTGCGCGGTCAGGGCACGACTTTCCTCATTCAATTGCCACTTACGCTCTCTATCATTTCCGCGATGCTGGTGCAAGTGAAGGATGAGAAGTACGCTGTCCCACTCAGCTCCATTATTGAGACGGCTGTATTTAAAAAAGATCAAATCATGATGGCTCACCGCCAAAAAGTGATCGACTTCCGGGGACGTGTAGTTCCGCTCGTTTCGCTGCAGGACATTTTCCAAGTGCCTGATAATGGGGAAACGATGGAAGATGAAGTGGCAGTCGTCATCGTACGTAAAGGTGAGAAAATGGCAGGCCTTGTCGTCGATTCGTTCATCGGACAACAAGAGATTGTTCTAAAATCTCTCGGCAAATATCTGGTCAATGTATTTGCCATTTCAGGTGCAACGATCCTGGGAGACGGTCAGGTCGCGCTCATCATAGATTGTAACTCGCTGATTAAGTAG
- the fliR gene encoding flagellar biosynthetic protein FliR, which produces MNLFLMYLPVFLLVFVRMSAFFVTAPFFSIRGVPNQFKIGLAFIIAVISFQSLPVQGEIPMDLTFILYIMKEALVGVILGYICEMMFVAIQVAGGLMDMQMGLAMANVIDPKTGAYIPITGNFKNILAVLYFFSIDGHHMLIRGVISSYQVIPVDIMWAAFGSENVMMTAVKTFQTMFTSAFMIAAPIVVALFLVDLSLGIIAKSVPQFNIFVVGLPIKLLAGFLLLIVVMPAFLLTLNGLFGNMFRALAEMMKSLGGSP; this is translated from the coding sequence ATGAATCTTTTTCTAATGTATCTGCCCGTATTCTTGCTTGTTTTTGTCCGAATGAGTGCCTTTTTTGTAACGGCTCCGTTCTTTTCCATTCGTGGTGTACCGAATCAGTTTAAAATCGGTCTCGCATTTATCATTGCCGTCATTAGTTTTCAATCCTTGCCGGTACAAGGCGAGATTCCAATGGATTTGACTTTTATTCTGTATATCATGAAGGAAGCGCTTGTTGGTGTCATTCTTGGATACATATGTGAAATGATGTTTGTCGCCATTCAGGTTGCCGGCGGACTGATGGACATGCAGATGGGTCTCGCAATGGCAAACGTGATTGATCCCAAAACGGGTGCATATATCCCGATAACAGGTAACTTCAAAAACATTCTCGCTGTCCTGTACTTTTTCAGTATTGACGGACATCACATGCTGATACGAGGTGTGATAAGCAGTTACCAGGTTATACCCGTGGACATCATGTGGGCGGCTTTCGGAAGCGAAAACGTCATGATGACAGCAGTAAAAACATTTCAAACGATGTTTACGAGTGCGTTTATGATTGCGGCACCGATCGTCGTTGCATTGTTTCTGGTTGATCTCTCTCTTGGTATTATCGCCAAATCTGTCCCGCAGTTTAATATCTTTGTGGTGGGTTTGCCCATTAAACTGCTTGCCGGCTTTTTACTGCTTATTGTGGTGATGCCTGCGTTCTTGCTGACCCTGAACGGATTGTTTGGAAACATGTTCCGGGCACTTGCAGAAATGATGAAATCGCTCGGAGGATCACCATGA
- the fliQ gene encoding flagellar biosynthesis protein FliQ, which yields MTQELLMQIAQSSVYTILLISAPALGVALLVGLMVSVFQATTQIQEQTLAFIPKIVAVFVVILAAGPWMLRVLLDFTMGIFGNLHRFVG from the coding sequence ATGACACAAGAATTACTTATGCAAATTGCCCAGAGCTCTGTTTATACCATCCTGCTGATTTCGGCACCCGCACTTGGGGTCGCCTTGCTGGTCGGTTTGATGGTCAGTGTCTTTCAGGCAACGACACAAATTCAGGAGCAGACACTCGCTTTCATTCCAAAGATCGTGGCCGTATTTGTCGTGATCTTGGCTGCTGGTCCATGGATGCTCCGGGTACTGCTTGATTTTACGATGGGGATTTTCGGTAACCTTCATCGTTTTGTTGGGTAG
- a CDS encoding chemotaxis protein CheW codes for MLDQKEVISEVKVIVFRLKDEEYGVEVHQVKSIEKLEHITRVPRTPSFVKGVINLRGVVTPIIDLRNRFSLEESVYSEATRIIIVAVGELEVGLIVDAANDVIDIPVDAIEPPPEVVGGVEAAYLRGVAKLDKRLLILLNLDKVLSTEEIKQLDAIEG; via the coding sequence ATGCTCGATCAAAAAGAAGTCATTAGCGAAGTCAAAGTGATTGTCTTTCGATTGAAGGACGAAGAGTATGGCGTTGAGGTTCATCAGGTTAAATCCATTGAAAAGCTGGAGCACATCACAAGAGTTCCTCGAACGCCTAGTTTCGTCAAAGGGGTTATTAATCTGCGTGGCGTTGTGACACCGATTATTGACCTGCGAAATCGTTTTAGTCTCGAAGAAAGCGTCTATTCCGAAGCAACTCGAATCATTATCGTGGCCGTAGGTGAATTGGAAGTGGGTCTCATTGTAGATGCCGCAAACGATGTTATCGATATACCAGTTGATGCGATTGAACCGCCTCCAGAAGTTGTTGGAGGTGTGGAGGCTGCTTATTTGCGAGGCGTCGCTAAGCTGGATAAACGACTGTTAATCCTCTTAAACCTCGATAAAGTATTGAGCACTGAGGAAATCAAGCAGTTGGACGCAATTGAGGGGTAA
- the flhF gene encoding flagellar biosynthesis protein FlhF — MRVKRYIVDSMPEAMEKIRTDLGMDAVILNSKPIKTGGLFGMFGKQRIEVIAAVDEKASERENPTVAAEHRTSNVLPKSQTGTYTAAQAYRRPTVAKTSENQQVQSTGREQLVAAMTQTAVATPPQEEISDTRAVPKQGEPAEQHAPVTTSQERAIPVSNHDAIATEMRDMRQMFQKLLVHDLSEQLPPAIQSIRAKLLKQEVTEELTAEIIRKVMDMSQPGEKWTEEEAFTVSRTIITSMIEPYTASSPKLGKNVRYAFFFGPTGVGKTTTIAKLAANSMLKEKRKIGFITADTYRMAAVEQLKTYANILNVPLEVVFSPKEMAAAMERLSDCDLIFVDTAGRNFRNDEYVEGIRELLEHGKDSVNYLVLSLSSKFNDMKAIVQNFAEVQVKQVIFTKADETKSFGTMLNVCQEMNLQLSYVTTGQNVPDDIVVATPELVSTMIMGE, encoded by the coding sequence GTGAGGGTAAAACGTTACATTGTCGATTCGATGCCAGAAGCAATGGAAAAAATCAGGACGGACTTAGGAATGGATGCAGTGATTCTTAATTCCAAGCCGATCAAAACAGGTGGATTGTTCGGGATGTTTGGCAAACAACGAATCGAAGTAATCGCTGCTGTCGATGAAAAGGCATCCGAGCGAGAAAATCCCACAGTAGCAGCTGAACATCGAACCAGCAACGTTTTGCCCAAATCGCAGACGGGTACGTACACTGCTGCTCAAGCGTATCGAAGACCGACTGTGGCAAAAACATCGGAGAATCAACAAGTTCAATCAACAGGGAGGGAGCAGCTCGTAGCCGCGATGACACAAACTGCGGTTGCGACGCCTCCTCAAGAAGAGATCTCAGATACGAGAGCTGTGCCAAAGCAAGGAGAGCCAGCTGAGCAGCATGCTCCTGTCACGACATCCCAAGAAAGAGCTATACCCGTAAGCAATCATGACGCGATTGCCACTGAAATGCGAGATATGCGTCAAATGTTTCAAAAGCTGTTGGTGCATGACTTAAGTGAACAACTTCCTCCGGCGATACAATCTATTCGTGCAAAGTTATTGAAGCAAGAAGTGACGGAAGAGCTAACTGCAGAAATCATTCGAAAAGTAATGGATATGTCGCAACCGGGTGAAAAATGGACGGAGGAAGAAGCGTTTACGGTAAGCCGAACGATTATCACTTCCATGATCGAGCCATATACAGCATCTTCGCCAAAGCTGGGTAAGAACGTACGGTATGCTTTCTTTTTCGGTCCGACAGGGGTTGGAAAAACAACGACCATTGCGAAGCTTGCGGCGAACAGCATGTTGAAGGAAAAGCGAAAAATCGGCTTTATCACGGCTGATACGTATCGAATGGCGGCTGTAGAACAATTGAAGACGTACGCAAACATCTTGAATGTCCCACTGGAGGTTGTCTTTTCGCCGAAAGAAATGGCGGCAGCGATGGAGCGCTTAAGTGATTGTGACCTCATTTTTGTAGATACGGCTGGACGAAATTTTCGCAACGATGAATACGTCGAAGGCATTCGTGAATTGTTGGAGCATGGCAAAGACAGCGTGAACTACCTGGTACTTAGCTTGAGCTCCAAATTCAATGATATGAAAGCGATCGTCCAAAATTTTGCGGAAGTTCAAGTGAAGCAAGTCATTTTTACAAAAGCGGATGAAACGAAGAGCTTTGGCACGATGTTGAATGTTTGTCAGGAGATGAATCTACAGCTCTCCTATGTAACGACAGGTCAAAATGTACCAGATGATATCGTTGTAGCTACACCCGAGCTGGTTTCAACGATGATTATGGGAGAGTAA
- the flhA gene encoding flagellar biosynthesis protein FlhA — protein sequence MGFKFKEVGTILFVISIVVMMVIPLPSALLDLLLILNISLALTILLVSMYTKETLEFSIFPTVLLITTLFRLALNVSTTRNILSHGEGGKVIETFGSFVVGGNQVVGFVVFLILIIIQFIVITKGSERVAEVAARFTLDAMPGKQMSIDADLNAGMITEAEARVRRKKIENEADFYGAMDGASKFVKGDAIAGIIIFIVNIIGGFIIGMLIHDMSFAESASRFTTMSVGDALVSQIPALLISTAAGIIVTRSTSGEGLGEDIVKQMFSFPRLLYIVSGCMLLLGLFTPIGILPVLPVSGIMAFAAWKMEKNQKMQIQESADKVEEQQMEEVRSPESVVNLLQVDPIEFEFGYGLIPLADVKQGGDLLDRVIMIRRQIALEMGIVVPVIRIRDNIQLRPNEYMIKIKGNQVAKGEIMLDHYLAMSPGIEDDSIVGIETVEPAFGLPALWVTEENKEIAELSGYTVVDPPSVVATHLTEVIKRHAHELLGRQETRALIDNVRETAPVLVDELIPSLLAIGDVQKVLQKLLREKVSVRNLHVILEALADHALYTKDPDVLTEYVRQAMARQITLQFTEPGQPLRVLTAGAGLEKAISERVEQSEQGSYLAMDPETSQRIFQNMSTEVSKMINSGQQPIILSSPAVRMYLRQLVDRMMPDVPVLSYSELEPHVEVQSVGMVNIS from the coding sequence GTGGGATTCAAATTTAAAGAAGTTGGTACGATCCTTTTTGTCATAAGCATTGTTGTCATGATGGTAATCCCACTTCCTTCAGCGCTTCTTGATTTGCTGTTGATTTTGAATATCTCCCTTGCATTGACCATCTTGCTTGTGTCGATGTATACAAAAGAAACTTTGGAATTCTCGATCTTTCCGACGGTTTTGCTTATTACAACACTTTTTCGACTGGCCTTGAACGTGTCGACGACGAGAAATATTCTATCGCACGGTGAAGGCGGTAAAGTTATTGAAACGTTCGGTAGCTTTGTAGTCGGTGGTAATCAAGTCGTCGGTTTCGTTGTGTTTTTGATCTTGATCATCATTCAGTTTATCGTAATCACCAAAGGTTCTGAGCGTGTCGCTGAGGTAGCAGCACGTTTTACGCTCGATGCGATGCCTGGTAAACAGATGAGTATCGACGCGGATCTAAATGCAGGAATGATCACAGAAGCAGAAGCACGTGTACGAAGAAAAAAGATTGAAAACGAAGCTGACTTTTATGGAGCAATGGATGGTGCCAGCAAATTCGTAAAAGGGGACGCCATCGCGGGTATTATCATTTTTATCGTAAATATTATCGGTGGTTTTATCATCGGGATGCTCATTCACGATATGAGCTTTGCCGAGTCTGCCTCTCGTTTCACTACCATGTCTGTCGGTGATGCATTGGTGAGCCAAATTCCTGCGCTCTTAATCTCGACTGCAGCGGGTATTATTGTAACGCGTTCCACTTCTGGTGAAGGTTTGGGAGAAGACATCGTCAAGCAAATGTTCAGCTTCCCACGTCTTCTCTATATCGTATCGGGATGCATGTTGTTGCTGGGTCTTTTTACTCCGATTGGAATTTTGCCTGTGCTCCCAGTAAGCGGGATAATGGCATTTGCCGCCTGGAAAATGGAAAAGAACCAGAAGATGCAGATACAAGAATCCGCCGATAAGGTGGAAGAACAGCAAATGGAAGAAGTACGCAGTCCAGAAAGCGTCGTGAACCTGTTACAGGTCGATCCGATCGAGTTCGAATTCGGTTATGGCTTAATCCCGCTTGCTGATGTGAAGCAGGGGGGAGATCTGCTAGATCGAGTCATCATGATCCGAAGACAAATCGCACTCGAGATGGGGATCGTTGTACCGGTCATTCGTATACGTGACAACATCCAGCTTCGGCCGAATGAATACATGATCAAAATAAAAGGCAACCAGGTCGCAAAAGGGGAAATCATGCTGGATCACTATCTGGCAATGAGCCCGGGGATTGAAGATGATTCCATTGTTGGGATAGAAACCGTAGAACCTGCGTTTGGATTGCCCGCATTATGGGTAACAGAAGAGAATAAGGAGATTGCTGAGCTGTCTGGCTATACAGTTGTCGATCCGCCATCTGTTGTGGCTACACATCTGACAGAGGTCATCAAGCGACATGCCCACGAATTGTTAGGTCGCCAGGAAACAAGGGCCCTGATCGACAATGTAAGGGAGACAGCACCAGTTCTCGTAGACGAGTTGATTCCAAGTTTGCTCGCCATCGGGGACGTACAAAAAGTATTGCAAAAGCTGTTGCGTGAAAAAGTGTCTGTTCGAAATCTCCATGTCATTCTTGAAGCGCTCGCGGATCATGCCTTGTATACAAAAGATCCGGATGTACTGACAGAATATGTGAGACAGGCGATGGCGAGACAGATCACACTCCAATTTACGGAGCCAGGACAACCACTTCGCGTGCTGACAGCTGGAGCAGGATTGGAAAAAGCAATCTCTGAACGTGTGGAACAGTCTGAGCAAGGAAGCTATCTGGCGATGGATCCGGAAACGTCTCAGCGAATTTTCCAAAACATGTCGACTGAAGTGAGCAAAATGATCAACTCGGGTCAACAGCCGATCATTCTTTCATCACCAGCGGTCCGAATGTACTTGCGTCAATTAGTAGATCGCATGATGCCAGACGTTCCCGTTTTGTCGTACAGCGAGCTCGAACCACATGTTGAAGTGCAAAGCGTAGGGATGGTGAACATTTCGTGA